The following are encoded together in the Macadamia integrifolia cultivar HAES 741 chromosome 10, SCU_Mint_v3, whole genome shotgun sequence genome:
- the LOC122091128 gene encoding BEL1-like homeodomain protein 11: MVSQGSSVDPSSVHPFTVSDLDVLPIIQLLGERISRSIDLVQDLTFTEESETCHRRHLMNLLGVANDTDHQQCRRLSLTLGSHLRSPTRVPSTLTSTSSLRYQSCSTSYGPESFATIVGCSRYLKPAQTLLEEVVNVGAKDLESSSDQPFRWLTRNGRRGALDASTEFQGEQYCNGSSTPEEHELKIRIVKLIALLDEVDARYEHYYHQMEEVISSFEVAAGRGASRSYTSLALQAMSRRFSNLRNAIIVQINGAKRELDPNVAEIRNSLSQVGVTQNQNQAWRSMRGLPENSVAILRSWLFEHFLHPYPKDSEKLLLASQTGLTKSQVSNWFINARVRLWKPMIEEMYNEEFAESSSTGGQKYT, encoded by the exons ATGGTTTCACAAGGCTCATCGGTGGATCCATCCAGTGTTCACCCGTTCACTGTCTCAGATTTAGATGTACTGCCAATCATCCAATTACTTGGAGAACGAATATCTAGATCAATAGACCTGGTTCAAGATCTGACCTTTACTGAGGAATCTGAGACCTGCCACAGGAGACATTTGATGAATCTTCTTGGAGTGGCAAACGATACTGATCATCAACAATGCCGTAGACTCTCACTAACTCTGGGTTCTCATCTCCGGTCTCCTACAAGGGTTCCTTCGACTTTGACTTCAACTTCATCCTTAAGGTACCAATCATGCTCCACTTCTTATGGACCTGAATCCTTCGCCACCATTGTTGGGTGTTCAAGATATCTGAAGCCGGCTCAGACCCTGCTCGAAGAAGTTGTTAATGTTGGGGCGAAGGATTTGGAGTCTAGTTCAGATCAACCGTTTAGATGGTTAACCCGTAATGGCAGGCGAGGAGCTCTCGATGCCTCCACCGAGTTTCAAGGAGAGCAGTACTGTAATGGGTCCTCAACCCCAGAGGAACACGAGCTCAAGATTAGAATTGTAAAGCTCATTGCTTTGTTGGATGAG gttgatgccagATATGAGCATTACTACCATCAAATGGAAGAAGTGATTTCATCATTTGAAGTGGCAGCAGGTAGAGGGGCATCCAGGTCTTACACTTCTCTCGCACTCCAAGCTATGTCCAGACGCTTCAGTAACTTAAGAAACGCCATTATTGTTCAAATAAATGGGGCAAAAAGAGAACTTGACCCGAATGTAGCTGAAATCCGTAACAGTCTTTCACAAGTTGGGGTGACCCAGAACCAGAATCAAGCATGGAGATCAATGAGAGGGTTACCAGAAAATTCTGTGGCAATCCTTAGATCTTGGCTTTTTGAACATTTCCTCCATCC CTATCCCAAGGACTCTGAGAAGTTATTGTTGGCATCACAGACAGGCCTAACAAAGAGCCAG GTTTCAAATTGGTTTATAAATGCCCGAGTTCGGCTGTGGAAGCCTATGATAGAAGAGATGTACAATGAAGAGTTTGCAGAGTCATCATCAACAG GTGGACAAAAGTACACCTAA